In Cedecea neteri, a single genomic region encodes these proteins:
- a CDS encoding ArnT family glycosyltransferase — MLQHRDRKILLLFISFLIIYLLPGIYGHTPWKQDENYTFGVIQTMYETGNWLVPVNAGEPFMEKPPLYYWTATLMAHLFSGVMPLHDTARSATLLFSIINFSFFILLARRVFRSENLADYRIWLAFAVYVSAPGILRHSHDMFSDTALTAGATMALYGIVGLIRQEKAAASAVWLCLGTIATMLSKGVFIPGVLWMTLFLSSIFFTQCRTKEFWYPVILSGLVAIIFILPWPVLLYSKHPDLFMAWFWENNIGRFLGFSVAKLGAKANLMRVPEAVTLFALPAGILATLYFLRHPLQRLKNQDEFAITLFPLLGIIILQMSATSRALYLMPFVAPMAILGSQLLPVIKDKALRYFSSFSVTLWSALLAVVWGIYLLKISGDKKGWLDPLERWLPPDYGLHLSWPSFVFALAITALWICRGRLSAALNPVLRAAFSWGLGVTAVWSVAFTLMVGWFDYSKGYEGVFKDLKSHLAGQYLADDCMASYRLGESEAPMLYYFAGILHQPQTTFHKPEHCRWLIVVGDKLQPAPKGMVFFWEDNRPGEKRNNLMVYRDVSGNKD; from the coding sequence ATGTTGCAGCATAGGGATAGAAAAATACTCCTTTTATTTATTAGTTTCCTTATTATTTACCTTCTTCCGGGAATATATGGCCATACGCCGTGGAAGCAGGACGAAAACTATACCTTCGGCGTGATTCAAACCATGTATGAAACGGGAAATTGGTTAGTGCCTGTGAATGCCGGTGAGCCGTTTATGGAAAAGCCGCCGCTTTATTACTGGACGGCAACGCTGATGGCGCATTTATTTTCCGGGGTGATGCCGCTCCACGATACCGCCCGAAGTGCGACGCTTTTGTTTTCAATTATTAATTTTTCCTTCTTTATTTTGCTGGCGAGAAGAGTGTTCCGCAGTGAAAACCTGGCGGATTACCGTATCTGGCTGGCCTTTGCCGTTTATGTGAGCGCACCCGGTATCCTGCGCCACAGCCATGATATGTTCAGCGATACCGCGCTAACCGCAGGCGCAACCATGGCGCTGTATGGCATTGTCGGCTTGATTCGCCAGGAAAAGGCGGCCGCCTCCGCGGTATGGCTTTGCCTGGGCACGATAGCAACGATGTTATCCAAAGGTGTGTTTATTCCCGGCGTGTTATGGATGACGCTATTTTTAAGCTCAATCTTTTTTACACAATGCCGGACTAAAGAATTTTGGTATCCGGTTATTCTCTCTGGCCTGGTAGCGATTATTTTTATTCTACCCTGGCCGGTTCTGCTTTACAGTAAACATCCCGACCTTTTTATGGCGTGGTTTTGGGAAAATAATATTGGCCGTTTCCTTGGGTTTTCCGTTGCTAAGCTGGGTGCCAAAGCAAACTTGATGCGAGTGCCTGAGGCCGTTACGCTTTTTGCCCTGCCAGCCGGGATTTTGGCGACACTCTATTTTCTTCGTCACCCCCTTCAGCGGCTAAAAAATCAGGATGAGTTCGCAATTACGCTTTTCCCGTTGTTAGGCATTATTATTCTGCAGATGTCTGCCACCAGTCGTGCTTTATATTTAATGCCCTTTGTTGCCCCGATGGCAATATTGGGATCTCAGCTTTTACCCGTAATAAAAGACAAAGCGCTGCGTTATTTCTCTTCTTTTTCCGTTACGTTATGGTCAGCTTTGCTTGCGGTGGTCTGGGGCATTTATCTGCTTAAGATAAGTGGGGATAAAAAAGGCTGGCTGGATCCGCTTGAGCGCTGGCTGCCGCCTGACTACGGGCTGCATTTATCCTGGCCATCGTTTGTGTTTGCCCTGGCCATTACCGCACTGTGGATCTGCCGGGGGCGATTATCTGCGGCGCTCAACCCGGTATTGCGCGCGGCATTCAGCTGGGGATTAGGCGTGACCGCTGTCTGGAGCGTGGCGTTCACGTTAATGGTGGGCTGGTTCGACTACAGCAAAGGCTACGAAGGCGTATTTAAGGATCTCAAAAGCCATCTTGCAGGGCAGTACCTGGCGGATGATTGCATGGCTTCTTACCGGCTGGGAGAATCGGAAGCGCCGATGCTCTATTATTTTGCCGGGATCCTGCATCAGCCACAAACTACCTTCCACAAGCCCGAACACTGCCGCTGGCTGATTGTGGTCGGCGATAAGCTGCAGCCCGCGCCGAAGGGAATGGTCTTTTTCTGGGAAGATAATCGCCCTGGTGAAAAGCGCAACAACCTGATGGTTTACCGGGACGTTTCAGGCAACAAAGACTAA
- a CDS encoding DUF1330 domain-containing protein — translation MAAYWIAHVTVHDPKQYQNYIDLSPAAFTRYNARFLARGGKAEVVEGDAAFTRHVVIEFADMETALACYHSPEYQRARQERASVAEAMITIVEGLPG, via the coding sequence ATGGCCGCATACTGGATTGCCCACGTCACCGTTCACGACCCTAAGCAGTATCAAAACTATATCGATTTATCCCCGGCGGCCTTTACGCGCTACAACGCCCGCTTTTTGGCGAGAGGCGGCAAAGCGGAAGTGGTAGAGGGTGATGCGGCTTTCACCCGGCATGTCGTCATTGAGTTTGCCGATATGGAAACGGCGCTGGCCTGCTACCACTCGCCGGAATACCAACGCGCTCGCCAGGAAAGAGCCAGCGTCGCAGAAGCAATGATCACAATTGTGGAAGGCCTGCCTGGTTGA
- the asr gene encoding acid resistance repetitive basic protein Asr: MKKVLALVVAAAMGLSSAAFAADTTATAPAAAPATTAAAPAAKAPAAKVTHHKKHKKAAAQKAQAAKKKHKKAAKPATEQKAQAAKKHHKKAVKPAAQKAQAAKKHHKKAVKPAAQKAQAAKKHHKKAVKPVAQKAQAAKKHVKKHHKAAAKPAVKPAA, encoded by the coding sequence ATGAAAAAAGTATTAGCTCTGGTTGTTGCCGCTGCTATGGGTCTGTCTTCTGCCGCTTTCGCTGCTGACACTACCGCTACTGCACCAGCTGCTGCGCCGGCAACCACCGCCGCTGCTCCTGCTGCTAAAGCTCCAGCTGCAAAAGTAACGCATCATAAGAAACACAAAAAAGCCGCCGCTCAGAAAGCTCAGGCCGCTAAAAAGAAACACAAAAAAGCCGCTAAGCCAGCCACCGAGCAGAAAGCTCAGGCTGCTAAAAAGCACCACAAAAAAGCAGTAAAACCCGCTGCACAGAAAGCGCAGGCTGCTAAAAAGCACCACAAAAAAGCAGTAAAACCAGCCGCACAGAAGGCTCAGGCTGCTAAAAAGCATCACAAAAAAGCAGTAAAACCTGTTGCTCAGAAAGCGCAGGCTGCTAAGAAACACGTGAAAAAACATCACAAAGCTGCTGCAAAACCAGCCGTTAAGCCAGCAGCATAA
- a CDS encoding transcriptional regulator: protein MQREEVLEHALHVLEREGIASTTLEMVAKEADYPLAEIRQFWPDSEALLYDALRYLSSQVDVWRRQLMLDEELTPEQKLLKRYHALTECVSNQRYPGCLFIAACTFYPDAAHPIHQLADQQKKAAWEYTHELLTQMEVDDPTMVAHQMELVLEGCLSKLLVKRSQADIDTARTLAEDILRFALCRTGGALT, encoded by the coding sequence GTGCAACGCGAAGAAGTTTTAGAGCACGCCCTGCATGTCCTTGAACGTGAAGGCATTGCCAGCACGACGCTGGAGATGGTGGCGAAAGAAGCCGATTATCCGCTCGCTGAGATTCGTCAGTTCTGGCCCGACAGCGAAGCCCTGCTGTACGACGCCCTGCGCTACTTAAGCTCACAGGTAGATGTCTGGCGGCGTCAGCTGATGCTGGACGAAGAGTTAACACCGGAGCAAAAGCTGCTTAAACGCTACCACGCCCTGACCGAATGCGTGAGCAACCAGCGCTATCCTGGCTGCCTGTTTATTGCCGCCTGCACCTTCTACCCCGATGCCGCGCACCCGATTCATCAACTGGCGGACCAGCAGAAAAAAGCGGCCTGGGAGTACACACACGAGTTGCTCACGCAAATGGAAGTGGACGACCCAACCATGGTCGCGCACCAAATGGAGCTGGTGCTGGAAGGCTGCCTGAGCAAGCTACTGGTGAAGCGTAGCCAGGCCGATATCGACACGGCCAGAACCCTTGCGGAAGATATTCTGCGCTTTGCGCTGTGCCGCACCGGCGGGGCATTAACCTGA
- a CDS encoding protein-disulfide reductase DsbD → MALRIITLVLLLCSSQAFAGLFDAQNKTQFVPVDQAFAFDFQQAEHKLTLSWQIKPGYYLYRQQIKVVPASADIAPLAMPKGTWHEDEFYGKTEIFTRQLTLPITVNAANKGSSVSVTYQGCAEAGFCYPPETRVVPLSAIASSANDANLSSSLSPSGERAGVRGANNSAPASLPFSALWAFLIGIGIAFTPCVLPMYPLISGIVLGGKQRLSTARALLLAFVYVQGMALTYTALGLVVAAAGLQFQAALQHPYVLIGLSALFILLAASMFGLFTLQLPSSLQTRLALMSNRQQGGSAGGVFAMGALAGLICSPCTTAPLSAILLYIAQSGNMWLGGGTLYLYALGMGLPLILITVFGNRLLPKSGPWMESVKTAFGFVILALPVFLLERVLGDTWGLRLWSLLGVAFFGWAFITSLGAKKSWLRVLQILLLGAALVAARPLQDWAFGSPASAEVLPHLSFHKVSSVEQLDAALAGAKGKPVMLDLYADWCVACKEFEKYTFSDPTVQKALSGAVLLQADVTANNADDKALLKHLQVLGLPTILFFDANGVEQPAERVTGFMDATAFSEHLRNRSQ, encoded by the coding sequence ATGGCTTTACGCATCATTACGCTAGTCCTGCTGCTATGCAGTTCGCAGGCCTTCGCCGGGCTGTTTGACGCCCAGAATAAAACCCAGTTTGTCCCGGTCGACCAGGCCTTTGCCTTTGACTTTCAGCAGGCGGAGCACAAGCTAACGCTCAGCTGGCAGATAAAACCTGGCTATTATCTCTATCGCCAGCAGATAAAAGTGGTGCCAGCCAGCGCGGACATTGCGCCCCTGGCTATGCCTAAAGGCACCTGGCACGAAGATGAGTTCTACGGCAAAACCGAGATCTTCACCCGGCAGCTAACTCTGCCCATTACGGTAAATGCCGCCAATAAAGGTTCGTCCGTCAGCGTCACCTACCAGGGCTGTGCCGAAGCCGGGTTCTGCTATCCGCCGGAAACGCGCGTTGTGCCATTGAGTGCTATTGCTTCGTCGGCTAATGATGCCAATTTGTCTTCCTCCCTCTCCCCTTCCGGGGAGAGGGCCGGGGTGAGGGGCGCAAACAACTCCGCCCCCGCATCGCTCCCCTTCTCCGCGCTATGGGCCTTCCTGATCGGCATCGGCATCGCCTTCACGCCCTGCGTACTGCCGATGTATCCGCTCATCTCCGGCATCGTGCTGGGCGGTAAACAACGCCTGTCCACCGCCCGTGCATTGCTGCTGGCCTTTGTTTACGTTCAGGGCATGGCACTGACCTACACCGCGCTGGGCCTGGTCGTTGCCGCCGCGGGGCTCCAGTTCCAGGCGGCGCTACAGCATCCATACGTGCTGATTGGCCTGTCAGCGCTCTTTATCCTGCTCGCTGCCTCGATGTTCGGTCTGTTCACGCTGCAGCTGCCATCGTCGCTGCAAACGCGCCTGGCGCTGATGAGCAACCGCCAGCAGGGCGGCTCGGCGGGTGGTGTCTTTGCCATGGGCGCGCTGGCCGGGCTTATCTGCTCGCCGTGCACAACGGCACCGCTTAGCGCCATTCTGCTGTACATCGCGCAAAGCGGAAATATGTGGCTCGGCGGCGGTACGCTTTACCTTTACGCGCTGGGCATGGGCCTGCCGCTAATCCTCATCACCGTCTTCGGCAACCGCCTGCTGCCAAAAAGCGGGCCATGGATGGAAAGCGTCAAAACTGCCTTTGGCTTTGTGATTCTCGCGCTGCCGGTCTTCCTGCTGGAACGTGTGCTGGGCGACACCTGGGGGCTGAGGCTATGGAGTCTGCTGGGTGTCGCCTTCTTCGGCTGGGCATTTATCACCAGCCTTGGAGCGAAGAAGTCCTGGCTACGCGTGCTGCAAATCCTTCTTCTGGGTGCCGCGCTGGTGGCCGCTCGTCCGCTGCAGGATTGGGCTTTTGGCTCTCCGGCATCCGCTGAGGTTCTCCCTCACCTCAGCTTTCACAAAGTAAGCAGCGTTGAGCAGCTGGACGCTGCGCTAGCCGGGGCAAAAGGCAAACCAGTGATGCTCGATTTGTACGCCGACTGGTGCGTGGCGTGTAAAGAGTTTGAGAAATACACCTTTAGCGATCCGACGGTGCAAAAAGCGCTGTCTGGCGCCGTTTTACTCCAGGCCGATGTCACGGCAAATAACGCCGACGACAAAGCCCTGCTGAAGCATTTACAGGTGCTTGGCCTGCCAACCATTTTATTCTTTGATGCTAACGGCGTTGAACAACCGGCAGAGCGCGTAACAGGCTTTATGGACGCTACCGCGTTCAGCGAGCATTTGCGCAATCGCAGCCAGTAA
- the cutA gene encoding divalent cation tolerance protein CutA, protein MSMTQAVVVLCTAPDEATAQDLAAKVLAEKLAACVTLLPGATSLYYWEGKLEQEYEVQMLLKSDVEHQEALLACLKTHHPYQTPELLVLPVAHGNSEYLSWLYASLR, encoded by the coding sequence ATGTCGATGACCCAGGCTGTCGTTGTACTCTGTACCGCCCCGGATGAAGCTACCGCGCAGGATCTGGCCGCAAAAGTGCTGGCGGAGAAACTTGCCGCCTGCGTGACGCTGCTCCCGGGCGCAACTTCGCTCTATTACTGGGAAGGAAAGCTGGAGCAGGAGTACGAAGTCCAAATGCTGCTCAAGAGCGACGTGGAACATCAGGAGGCGCTGCTTGCCTGCCTGAAAACCCATCACCCTTATCAAACGCCAGAGCTACTGGTTCTGCCAGTTGCACACGGAAACAGTGAATATCTCTCATGGCTTTACGCATCATTACGCTAG
- a CDS encoding anaerobic C4-dicarboxylate transporter, whose translation MIVIELIIVLAAIFLGARLGGIGIGYAGGLGVLILAAIGVKPGSIPFDVISIIMAVIAAISAMQIAGGLDYLVHQTEKLLRKNPKYITILAPIVTWFLTIFAGTGNISLATLPVIAEVAKEQGIKPCRPLSTAVVSAQIAITASPISAAVVYMSSVMEGHGVSYIQLLSVVIPSTLLAVLVMSFLVSILFDSKLSNDPVYLKRLEEGLIELRGDKQIELKPRAKTSVFLFLLGVVGVVIYAIVNSPSLGLVATPLMNTTNAILIIMLSVATLTTVICGVETESILSSSTFKAGMSACICILGVAWLGDTFVSANIDWIKETAGSVIQGHPWLLAVIFFFASALLYSQAATAKALMPMALALSVSPLTAVASFAAVSGLFILPTYPTLVAAVQMDDTGTTRIGKFVFNHPFFIPGTMGVVLAVCFGFVFGSIML comes from the coding sequence ATGATAGTCATCGAGCTCATCATCGTGTTAGCAGCGATTTTTCTGGGGGCAAGGCTTGGCGGGATAGGCATTGGTTACGCCGGTGGATTGGGGGTTTTGATTCTCGCGGCGATAGGCGTAAAGCCTGGCAGCATCCCCTTCGACGTTATTTCCATCATTATGGCGGTCATTGCGGCTATCTCGGCGATGCAAATCGCCGGCGGTCTGGATTACCTCGTTCACCAAACCGAGAAACTGCTCCGCAAGAATCCTAAATACATCACTATTCTTGCGCCCATTGTGACCTGGTTTCTGACCATTTTCGCCGGCACCGGCAACATCTCGCTGGCCACGCTGCCGGTGATTGCCGAAGTTGCCAAAGAACAAGGCATCAAGCCCTGCCGTCCGCTCTCAACGGCGGTGGTTTCAGCCCAGATAGCCATTACCGCGTCGCCCATTTCCGCCGCGGTAGTTTACATGTCATCGGTGATGGAAGGCCACGGTGTCAGCTACATTCAGCTGCTGTCCGTTGTGATCCCCTCAACGCTGCTGGCTGTGCTGGTAATGTCATTCCTGGTCTCGATTCTGTTCGACTCAAAGCTATCCAACGATCCGGTTTACCTCAAACGCCTGGAAGAAGGCCTGATTGAGCTGCGTGGCGACAAGCAAATCGAGCTTAAGCCTCGCGCCAAAACCTCCGTCTTCCTCTTCCTGCTTGGCGTGGTAGGCGTAGTTATCTATGCCATCGTCAACAGCCCAAGCCTCGGCCTTGTCGCTACGCCGCTGATGAATACCACCAATGCGATCCTGATTATTATGCTGTCGGTCGCCACCCTGACCACCGTGATTTGCGGTGTGGAAACGGAAAGCATCCTTAGCTCCAGCACGTTCAAAGCCGGGATGAGCGCCTGTATTTGTATTCTCGGCGTGGCGTGGCTGGGCGATACCTTCGTTTCCGCAAACATTGACTGGATCAAAGAAACCGCAGGCAGCGTCATTCAGGGCCACCCCTGGCTGCTAGCGGTGATTTTCTTCTTTGCCTCAGCGCTGCTCTACTCCCAGGCAGCAACGGCGAAAGCGCTGATGCCGATGGCGTTGGCGCTCAGCGTCTCGCCGTTAACCGCCGTTGCGTCTTTCGCCGCTGTCTCTGGCTTGTTTATTCTGCCAACCTATCCAACCCTGGTCGCCGCGGTACAGATGGACGATACCGGCACGACGCGCATCGGCAAATTTGTCTTCAACCATCCGTTCTTTATTCCCGGCACAATGGGCGTGGTGCTGGCGGTCTGCTTCGGCTTCGTGTTCGGCAGCATAATGCTGTAA
- the aspA gene encoding aspartate ammonia-lyase — protein MLNNIRIEEDLLGTREVPADAYYGVHTLRAIENFYISNSKISDIPEFVRGMVMVKKAAAMANKELQTIPKSIANTIIQACDEVLNNGKCMDQFPVDVYQGGAGTSVNMNTNEVLANIGLELMGHQKGEYQFLNPNDHVNKCQSTNDAYPTGFRIAVYASIVKLIDAINQLGEGFQRKAVEFSEILKMGRTQLQDAVPMTLGQEFHAFNVLLTEETKNLLRTAELLLEVNLGATAIGTRLNTPDGYQQLAVQKLAEVSGLACVPAEDLIEATSDCGAYVMVHSSLKRLAVKMSKICNDLRLLSSGPRAGLNEINLPELQAGSSIMPAKVNPVVPEVVNQVCFKVIGNDTTVTMASEAGQLQLNVMEPVIGQAMFESIHILTNACYNLLEKCINGITANKEVCESYVYNSIGIVTYLNPFIGHHNGDIVGKICAETGKSVREVVLERGLLTEAELDDIFSVHNLMHPVYKAKRYTDESEQ, from the coding sequence ATGTTAAATAACATTCGTATCGAAGAAGATTTGTTGGGTACCAGGGAAGTGCCAGCGGATGCCTACTACGGCGTTCATACTCTGAGAGCGATTGAAAACTTCTACATTAGCAACAGTAAAATCAGTGACATACCGGAATTCGTGCGCGGTATGGTGATGGTAAAAAAAGCGGCGGCAATGGCGAACAAGGAACTGCAAACCATTCCTAAGAGCATCGCGAACACCATCATTCAGGCCTGTGATGAAGTCCTGAACAACGGCAAATGCATGGATCAGTTCCCGGTAGACGTCTACCAGGGCGGCGCCGGTACTTCCGTCAACATGAACACCAACGAAGTCCTCGCCAACATCGGCCTGGAACTGATGGGCCACCAGAAAGGTGAATACCAGTTCCTGAACCCGAACGACCACGTCAACAAATGCCAGTCCACCAACGATGCTTACCCAACCGGCTTCCGCATCGCGGTGTACGCCTCCATCGTGAAACTGATCGATGCTATCAACCAGCTGGGCGAAGGCTTCCAGCGTAAAGCGGTTGAGTTTTCTGAGATCCTGAAAATGGGCCGTACCCAGCTTCAGGACGCCGTGCCAATGACCCTCGGTCAGGAATTCCACGCATTCAACGTGCTGCTGACTGAAGAGACCAAAAACCTGCTGCGCACCGCTGAACTGCTGCTGGAAGTGAACCTTGGCGCAACCGCCATTGGTACCCGCCTCAACACGCCAGATGGCTACCAACAGCTGGCCGTACAGAAACTGGCGGAAGTCAGCGGCCTGGCCTGTGTGCCGGCAGAAGACCTGATTGAAGCGACCTCCGACTGTGGCGCATACGTGATGGTGCACAGCTCCCTGAAGCGTCTGGCCGTGAAAATGTCCAAAATCTGTAACGACCTGCGCCTGCTCTCTTCCGGCCCGCGCGCTGGCCTGAACGAAATCAACCTGCCAGAACTGCAGGCGGGCTCCTCTATCATGCCAGCCAAAGTGAACCCGGTTGTCCCGGAAGTGGTGAATCAGGTTTGCTTCAAAGTCATCGGTAACGACACCACGGTGACCATGGCGTCCGAAGCGGGTCAGCTGCAGCTGAACGTCATGGAGCCGGTGATTGGCCAGGCGATGTTCGAGTCCATCCACATTCTGACCAACGCCTGCTACAACCTGCTGGAAAAATGCATTAACGGCATCACCGCGAATAAGGAAGTGTGTGAGAGCTACGTGTACAACTCCATCGGTATCGTGACCTACCTGAACCCGTTCATTGGTCACCACAACGGCGACATCGTCGGCAAGATCTGTGCGGAAACCGGCAAGAGCGTGCGTGAGGTCGTACTGGAACGCGGCCTGCTGACCGAAGCCGAGCTGGACGATATCTTCTCCGTCCACAACCTGATGCACCCGGTCTACAAAGCTAAGCGCTATACCGATGAAAGCGAACAATAA
- a CDS encoding FxsA family protein, with product MRWIPLIAVFLYVYIEISLFIQVAHVLGVFMTLILVIFTSVIGLSLVRNQGFKNLMLMQQKMAAGESPAAEMIKSVSLIMAGILLLLPGFFTDFLGLLLLLPPVQKHLTLKLMPHLRFSRMPGGGFSAGSEGGNTFDGEFQRKDEAPKRLDDQHRDDR from the coding sequence GTGCGCTGGATCCCGCTTATTGCCGTTTTCCTCTATGTTTACATCGAAATTTCGCTGTTCATACAGGTGGCACACGTTCTGGGGGTCTTTATGACCCTGATTCTGGTCATTTTCACTTCGGTGATTGGCCTTTCTCTGGTGCGTAACCAGGGCTTTAAAAACCTGATGCTGATGCAGCAGAAGATGGCTGCGGGCGAAAGCCCTGCGGCGGAGATGATCAAAAGCGTTTCGCTGATCATGGCCGGTATTTTGCTGCTGCTGCCGGGCTTCTTTACCGACTTCCTCGGCCTGCTGCTGCTGTTACCGCCGGTGCAAAAGCACCTGACGCTGAAGCTGATGCCGCATTTGCGCTTCTCCCGCATGCCGGGCGGCGGTTTTAGTGCCGGTAGTGAAGGCGGCAATACATTCGACGGTGAGTTCCAGCGTAAAGACGAGGCGCCAAAGCGCCTCGACGACCAGCACCGGGACGATCGTTAA
- a CDS encoding co-chaperone GroES, which yields MSIRPLHDRVIVKRKEVESKSAGGIVLTGSAAGKSTRGEIIAVGKGRILENGSVQPLDVKVGDIVIFNDGYGVKSEKIDNEEVLIMSESDILAIVEA from the coding sequence ATGAGCATTCGTCCATTACATGATCGTGTCATCGTCAAGCGTAAAGAAGTTGAGTCCAAATCTGCGGGCGGCATCGTTCTGACTGGCTCCGCAGCGGGCAAATCAACTCGTGGCGAGATCATCGCTGTCGGTAAAGGCCGCATCCTGGAAAACGGTAGCGTGCAGCCGCTGGACGTGAAAGTGGGTGACATCGTTATCTTCAACGATGGCTACGGCGTGAAGTCCGAGAAAATCGACAACGAAGAAGTGCTGATCATGTCCGAAAGCGACATCCTGGCAATTGTTGAAGCGTAA
- the groL gene encoding chaperonin GroEL (60 kDa chaperone family; promotes refolding of misfolded polypeptides especially under stressful conditions; forms two stacked rings of heptamers to form a barrel-shaped 14mer; ends can be capped by GroES; misfolded proteins enter the barrel where they are refolded when GroES binds), producing the protein MAAKDVKFGNDARVKMLRGVNVLADAVKVTLGPKGRNVVLDKSFGAPTITKDGVSVAREIELEDKFENMGAQMVKEVASKANDAAGDGTTTATVLAQAIITEGLKAVAAGMNPMDLKRGIDKAVVAAVEELKALSVPCSDSKAIAQVGTISANSDETVGKLIAEAMDKVGKEGVITVEDGTGLEDELDVVEGMQFDRGYLSPYFINKPETGAVELESPFILLADKKISNIREMLPVLEAVAKAGKPLVIIAEDVEGEALATLVVNTMRGIVKVAAVKAPGFGDRRKAMLQDIATLTGGTVISEEIGMELEKATLEDLGQAKRVVINKDTTTIIDGVGEEAAIQGRVGQIRKQIEEATSDYDREKLQERVAKLAGGVAVIKVGAATEVEMKEKKARVDDALHATRAAVEEGVVAGGGVALVRVAAKLAGLTAQNEDQNVGIKVALRAMEAPLRQIVSNAGEEPSVVTNAVKAGEGNYGYNAATEEYGNMIDFGILDPTKVTRSALQYAASVAGLMITTECMVTDLPKGDAPDLGAAGGMGGMGGMGGMM; encoded by the coding sequence ATGGCAGCTAAAGACGTAAAATTCGGTAACGACGCTCGTGTAAAAATGCTGCGCGGCGTTAACGTACTGGCAGATGCAGTGAAAGTTACCCTCGGTCCTAAAGGCCGTAACGTGGTTCTGGATAAATCTTTCGGTGCACCGACCATCACCAAAGATGGCGTTTCCGTAGCACGTGAAATCGAGCTGGAAGACAAGTTCGAAAACATGGGTGCACAGATGGTGAAAGAAGTTGCCTCTAAAGCGAACGACGCTGCAGGTGACGGCACCACCACCGCAACCGTACTGGCTCAGGCTATCATCACCGAAGGTCTGAAAGCCGTTGCTGCGGGCATGAACCCAATGGACCTGAAACGCGGTATCGATAAAGCCGTTGTTGCCGCTGTTGAAGAGCTGAAAGCGCTGTCCGTGCCGTGCTCTGACTCTAAAGCAATTGCTCAGGTTGGTACTATCTCCGCTAACTCCGACGAAACCGTAGGTAAACTGATCGCTGAAGCGATGGATAAAGTCGGTAAAGAAGGCGTGATCACCGTTGAAGACGGTACCGGTCTGGAAGACGAACTGGACGTGGTTGAAGGTATGCAGTTCGACCGCGGTTACCTGTCCCCATACTTCATCAACAAGCCTGAAACTGGCGCTGTTGAGCTGGAAAGCCCGTTCATCCTGCTGGCTGACAAAAAAATCTCCAACATCCGCGAAATGCTGCCAGTGCTGGAAGCCGTTGCGAAAGCAGGCAAACCGCTGGTTATCATCGCTGAAGACGTTGAAGGCGAAGCGCTGGCTACCCTGGTGGTTAACACCATGCGTGGCATCGTGAAAGTGGCTGCGGTTAAAGCACCAGGCTTCGGCGACCGTCGTAAAGCTATGCTGCAGGACATCGCTACTCTGACCGGTGGTACCGTTATCTCTGAAGAGATCGGTATGGAGCTGGAAAAAGCGACTCTGGAAGACCTCGGCCAGGCTAAACGCGTTGTGATCAACAAAGACACCACCACCATCATCGACGGCGTGGGTGAAGAAGCTGCTATTCAGGGCCGTGTTGGTCAGATCCGTAAGCAGATCGAAGAAGCAACTTCTGACTACGACCGTGAAAAACTGCAGGAGCGCGTAGCGAAACTGGCAGGCGGCGTAGCGGTAATCAAAGTCGGTGCTGCTACCGAAGTTGAAATGAAAGAGAAAAAAGCTCGCGTCGACGATGCCCTGCACGCTACCCGTGCTGCGGTTGAAGAAGGCGTGGTTGCCGGTGGTGGTGTAGCGCTGGTTCGCGTTGCCGCTAAACTGGCTGGCCTGACCGCTCAGAACGAAGACCAGAACGTGGGTATCAAAGTTGCGCTGCGCGCGATGGAAGCGCCTCTGCGTCAGATCGTTTCTAACGCCGGTGAAGAGCCATCCGTTGTCACCAACGCGGTGAAAGCGGGCGAAGGTAACTACGGTTACAACGCTGCGACCGAAGAATACGGCAACATGATCGATTTCGGTATCCTGGACCCAACCAAAGTGACTCGTTCTGCTCTGCAGTACGCGGCGTCCGTTGCGGGCCTGATGATCACTACCGAGTGCATGGTCACCGACCTGCCTAAAGGCGATGCTCCTGACTTAGGCGCTGCTGGTGGCATGGGCGGTATGGGTGGCATGGGCGGCATGATGTAA